Below is a genomic region from Pseudomonas extremaustralis.
TGCGCCGAACGCCCATGCCATGGCCCAATCCTTCGCGCTGTCGAACATGGTGCCCCAGGACCCCACCAACAACCGCAAGATCTGGAGCAAGGTCGAGGCGGATGTGCGCAAGTTTGCCAAGCGTGCCGGCGGCGATGTGTATGTGTTCACCGGGCCGTTGTTCGATGCGGGCTACAGCACCATCGGCGACAACCGGGTCTGGGTGCCGACGCGTCTGTTCAAGCTGGTGTACGACGCGTCGTCCCAGCGCGCCTGGGCCTATGTGTTGCCCAACGCCGAAACCCGTATCCAGAAGCCGATGGACTACGACACCTTCGTGAAAAGCACCGGGCTCAAGTTGTTGGGCAATCTTCCGGTGTCGGGGTCGGTGGGGCGCACATGATCAACGGCTGAGCGCCTTATTTACCTTTTTTCAACGCCTTCAAGCGTAGCGTCGCGCGTTGCACGGCGGCCATCTTCTCGGGGCGCTTCATGCGTTTCCATTGGCGGATGTCGTCCTTGCTGCGCCCGCAACTGACGCATAGATCGCCGCTGAGCTTGCATGTTGAGACACACGGGTTGTCGATGTCTTTGGCCAAGGGTTCACCTGGGGGATGACGTCAAGAGGAGCGGTTACGCCGCCCGGAACTCGACGGTGAGGTGGCTCACTTCATGGACGGGTTTGAGGCGCTCGCGAATGCCATCGGC
It encodes:
- a CDS encoding DUF1289 domain-containing protein, with protein sequence MAKDIDNPCVSTCKLSGDLCVSCGRSKDDIRQWKRMKRPEKMAAVQRATLRLKALKKGK